A DNA window from Allokutzneria albata contains the following coding sequences:
- a CDS encoding SAM-dependent methyltransferase, whose translation MTGSLSWVPPEVDPSVPSPARVYDYWLGGGHNFSADRELAEKILAIMPGIRDATRLNRAFLRRAALFMVESGVRQFLDVGSGIPTVGNLHEIVQAVQPDCRVVYVDKDPVAVAHARLLLEDNPRTGVVQADLRDVEGILGSPEVREQIDFDQPVGLMMLLLLHFVPDSWDPVGILARYRDRLAPGSFLALSHVAGDSGASRLNEAVEVYKSSQNLPYVRDHDGVIRFFEGFELVEPGLVGCALWRPEGAGDVTDNPEINALPYAGVGRKP comes from the coding sequence GTGACCGGCAGCCTGAGCTGGGTTCCGCCCGAGGTCGACCCGTCCGTGCCCAGCCCCGCCCGGGTCTACGACTACTGGCTGGGCGGCGGGCACAACTTCTCCGCCGACCGCGAGCTGGCCGAGAAGATCCTCGCGATCATGCCCGGCATCCGCGACGCCACCCGGCTCAACCGCGCGTTCCTGCGGCGCGCGGCGTTGTTCATGGTCGAGTCCGGGGTGCGCCAGTTCCTCGACGTCGGCTCGGGCATCCCGACCGTCGGCAACCTGCACGAGATCGTCCAGGCCGTGCAGCCGGACTGCCGCGTGGTCTACGTCGACAAGGACCCGGTGGCCGTCGCGCACGCGCGGCTGCTGCTTGAGGACAACCCCCGCACGGGTGTGGTCCAGGCCGATCTCCGTGACGTGGAAGGGATCCTGGGCTCTCCGGAGGTTCGCGAGCAGATCGACTTCGACCAGCCGGTCGGGCTGATGATGTTGCTGCTGCTGCACTTCGTGCCGGATTCCTGGGACCCGGTCGGCATCCTCGCGCGCTACCGCGACCGCCTCGCCCCCGGCAGCTTCCTCGCGCTCTCGCACGTGGCGGGCGACTCCGGTGCCTCGCGCCTGAACGAGGCCGTCGAGGTGTACAAGTCCAGCCAGAACCTGCCCTACGTCCGCGACCACGACGGCGTGATCCGGTTCTTCGAGGGCTTCGAGCTGGTGGAGCCGGGCCTGGTCGGCTGCGCGCTGTGGCGGCCGGAGGGGGCGGGCGACGTCACCGACAACCCGGAGATCAACGCGCTGCCGTACGCGGGAGTCGGCCGCAAACCCTGA